From Osmerus mordax isolate fOsmMor3 chromosome 7, fOsmMor3.pri, whole genome shotgun sequence:
CACGTTAGCATTATGTGGTAGTGAATATATATTCACAATTATTTTGAATTAATTTTTGTTAAAGTCAGTAAGGCTGTCTGATGCTTAAATTTAAATGTGTAGAAGCATTAGTCTTTTGAGTTgtgcaatgtgtgtgagtgtctccaTGCCTCTGTCCGCTGTCCCTCAGGGGAGATCGCTCTCTGGTCTCTGGTGGTCCTGGCCATCGAACGCTACGTTGTGGTCTGTAAACCAATGAGCAACTTCCGTTTTGGAGAGAAGCATGCTGTTGTGGGAGTGGCCTTCACCTGGATCATGGCACTCACCTGTGCTGTTCCTCCTCTTGTGGGCTGGTCCAGGTACACCTCGAAGCTCACCTACCAGGCTGTGAAATCACTGACAGAGGCTCATCACATTAAATCTGAATCTTAGGAAAGCAGCATTTCATTAGAATCAAATGGAGCCTTAGTGTCTAGGCTTAGTACTGATGCTTGGCTGGTGAACTAGATTCCTCCGAACCTTTCTCCTTAACGAGTGTGTGTCGGAGTGTGTGATGTGCCGagctgtgtgtgcgcaggtACATTCCTGAGGGAATGCAGTGCTCCTGTGGGATTGACTACTACACCCCGAAGCCTGAGCTACACAACACGTCCTTCGTCATCTACATGTTCGTCCTgcacttctccatccctctggtcATCATCTTCTTCTGCTATGGCCGCCTGCTCTGCACTGTTCGGGCGgtagggctcccctcctccactccacacagagacactgaatCACAGAAACAAGGGCTGTGCTGTATcataaagtgtgtttgtgtgtgtgtatgcgtgcgtgttcgTCTGTGTGCCTCCAGGCCGCAGCCCAGCAGCAGGAGTCCGAGACGACTCAGAGGGCGGAGAAGGAGGTCACTCGCATGGTGATCGTCATGGTGATCTCCTTCCTGGTGTGCTGGGTGCCCTACGCCACTGTGGCCTGGTACATCTTCGCCAATCAGGGAACTGAGTTTGGCCCCGTCTTCATGACAGCCCCGGCCTTCTTTGCTAAGAGCGCTGCCCTCTACAACCCGTGTATCTACATCCTGCTCAACAGACAGGTATCACACTGGTGGACAGTCTACAATATTGTTAATAGTGTGTGActgtaaagtatgtgtgtgtcggtaAAAGTaacctctgttctctctgtgcCCCACAGTTCAGGAACTGCATGCTGACCACGGTGTGCTGTGGGAAGAATCCCTTCGGGGAGGAAGAAGTCACCACAACATCATCTAAAACCcagtcctcctccatctccactgcCTCCTCCAGCCAGGTGGCTCCTGCTTGACCTACGACCACTgccccctgaccctccacctGACCCAGTGCACCTGGGAACCCACCGCCAAGCAGCAAAGCCGCCGATTGGCAAATTATCTCGACTTACctcttcagtcagtcagtcttcaATGcacaaatataactgcaagTGTGACCGACCACATACAGGCATATTAAGGCCTCTACGTGTACAGTATTATACTCCCCTAACCAAGGGAAAGTGTTTAGTTGGCCTCAGTAATTATAAGACTGAGTTCTTGGTGAGTTCATCCAACTGAACACGTTCCATGGGTTCACCTCCCCTAAAACACAATCATACAATAATAAGATGAAACCCTCTACTGCCCCAACTCATAGACACGTCAGATTATATCATTGACATTGACTCTTTTTACACGTAATTGTTTAGGATAATCCCCTTAATGTGCTTTAAAGGATCTACTTGTTAAATGAATACTTAGTTTAAATGAGTTTTACATTTGTGTAGATTGCACCTCCCATTAAGCCTGTGTTGAAGCAGAGGTGGTTAGCTCAGGCATAGAGGGTACATGAGTGTTAACAGATGGACCTGCACAAAGCCTCTGCGGAGACAAGCTGCCTCTCCCATAGCAgaatttggttgtgtgtgtgtgtgtaagagagtgtgggtgtgtgtgtgcctgtatgcatGTAAAAGTACTCTGGAGATACTACAATGTTGATTGTGTGAAGGGTTAGGATGTTAGTAAATGTTTTATGTCCTGCAATAAAAATTATGCCGCAAATCAAGACTTTAATTCATTTATCTGAATTGATCTGCTTAAAGGTCCACAGTCTGGATAAGCTAATATGAGGTAGGGCTATGCAACCGATGCTATGCCAAATAAATATAGCATAACAGACCCTGGTTCTTCAAGTGTTAACTTGATTATCTACGGGCAACAGGTATTGATTACCAGCACATTGGTGCAGaacattttattttcacaaaCCTGACACATTATTTGGCATCACAAATACAGTAATGTCAGAACATTCGCTATTGGATTAGGTGGTCTTAAATGTCCCTCTTATTTTGTTTTCATAcatatacaaataaaaaaagctCTTCAAACATACAATGCAATTCTCCCCAGTCAACGATATCTTAGTCAAGAGTCCAGTCATTATCTAAATAAATTCTTTCAATCTAATGCTCTTCTCTCCTTAACCCATCGTCACCCTGGAAACCCCAATGGGACTTTGTAGTTCAAAGCA
This genomic window contains:
- the LOC136946335 gene encoding rhodopsin-like, with product MNGTEGPNFYVPMSNKTGVVRSPFEAPQYYLAAPWKYSLVAAYMVFLILTAFPINFLTLYVTIEHKKLRTSLNYILLNLAVADLFMVVGGFTVTLYTALNGYFILGVVGCNIEGFFATMGGEIALWSLVVLAIERYVVVCKPMSNFRFGEKHAVVGVAFTWIMALTCAVPPLVGWSRYIPEGMQCSCGIDYYTPKPELHNTSFVIYMFVLHFSIPLVIIFFCYGRLLCTVRAAAAQQQESETTQRAEKEVTRMVIVMVISFLVCWVPYATVAWYIFANQGTEFGPVFMTAPAFFAKSAALYNPCIYILLNRQFRNCMLTTVCCGKNPFGEEEVTTTSSKTQSSSISTASSSQVAPA